Sequence from the Osmia bicornis bicornis chromosome 13, iOsmBic2.1, whole genome shotgun sequence genome:
TTTCGTCCATTCTCTCCAAGCAAACTGGGCAAAGTGGTAACTCTGTATGCCCAGACAAAGGCATAGCATTGTATGTTACTTCTACGCTATACACGAATACCATATGACATATAACATCTGGTTCAAAAGAATTGTATGGAGTACCATTGAAAGAACCATAAAACTCTGTTGCTGCACTCTAGAAAAAGTGAAAAGCTAAACGATTATGCGAGAAACAATGGATTGAAATTTTCctgtatttgaaaaaataatccAATATAATTACAGCAGATTTAAAGGTAATTAGTGCCATATACTGATTAGGACTTCCATCTCTAAGTATCCTAAAATGCCGTACATCTTGATGGCAAGGTGCTGTAAACCTTAAAAGATCATGACAAGTCATTGTAGCTGGGACTGATAGGATGCAGATGGTTTGGGTACGTTCTGCTGCATGATGTATATCTGTTAATTTGctgaaaaaaattatcaacAACAGTTAGAACTGTATTTCATAATGATGTGATGAAATAAATCTGCATACTTTTCCTTATACAAATGTATAATTCCTTTGGTTACTTCAACAAATGGATTTCCagagatgaaatttatttgatcACATGCACAAGCACTTGCACCAGCCATTTCTGTATCATCATAAGTATTTTCTTCTGAATTGGCTCTTGAATTAGAGCCAGATTTACTAGTTCCTTGAGAAGGAAGTGATAAATCTCCCTTCTCAGTAAGATTCTCCATATTTATCTTGGTTGGTTCTCTGCGACCCCTCATCTTGGCAGCCATTGCTCCTGGATTACGAAATCCACTGTGAATTAATCATGATACAAACAAGTAATGATCTTCTTTGCactgttaataactataataacaaatttcataCATCAAACAAAAGTAATACATCTtttaaaaatgagaaattcaTTAACTGACTTTAAGGATGTAATAATATAACTGAAATACAAACTACAGATATAAACACTATGACTTAACATTGAAATTTACAAAGGTAATATCATCTAATGTTTACATTTacttaattatataaaattaaaaaacagaaACATGTATActggaaaaatttattttgttacatGTTTCGTTTATAGACAACGTACaggtttaaaaattatcattattactatgaaaaatataattatgtaaatataacaTTGTTGTGACACTAACATAACCTTTGAGAAGTTTGTAAACATAATGATTAATCAAAACAATTTGTTATGGGAATAAATAAGacgttatttaaaaaacagcTGAAAGTGATGGCTCTAATAGAAAACAGTAACTAAATATTTACCATTCGATTCTTCAGAATTTTCATCAACAATCTCGACGCGAATAACGCAGAGAGATACCGAAATAGGAGAAGAACTCATCccatgaaataatatttatcgtccattattataaacaaatttatcATTGTGTACATTATTTGTAAGTATTTGTTGTACGTTTAAGCAACCCCCATGATTAACTAACAATCTAACAAAGTGTCACACTGCTTCTGATTAGAAGGTTAAAATTATCTTCCACTCATTGTTTTCcattaaattattgttaagCAGTTAGAGATCCATTACATTTTGCTCATATCAAATGGTAAATACAATCAATCGTCACAATTGCAGTTTATTACGTCTTCTCATTActcttttcctttattttatgTCAATCACATACAATCTATTCCTTTGAGTGGAAAACTTTCAGGTGCCAGGTGCAAAAAATAATCATGTACGCCATCTGAAATGAATCATTATCATTAAatcagtgactacagatacaaaaagactagacatgcctttgttctcCAAGGATCATGATTTTGGGGATCCCAGACACCCCTAGCTGAAATTAGGTCTGCATATTTTTGCCAGCTGTTTTCTTACACACTCTACGTTATAAGAACTTACCATTGTATTCTGTCAAAACAAAAACattcatataaaatatttttaaattgttcatttaattacaattttaagaaaatgaaGCCTACCCTTGTAGCTGATGAAATGTTTCCTGATGGTGCTGGTTCTTACATTGAATTGGAGGAGGTAATtgtgttattgttattaaggtTATGTTTACACCTTTCACTGACAGTTGACttgattttatttgttaaataattaatgaaaccaTTTATTTCAGGTTGGTGGCAGTCGCTTATTAGTTGATCTTACTGCAAGTGAAAAAGCAGTACATGCAGATTTTTTCAATGGTATTTAATTTGCATGTACCTACAAGttattactaataatataAAGTATATGAGTAATAATTATGTCTGCTTTTAGATTTTGATGACTTGTATGATGATGATGACCTGGAATAAAgtgatataaattattacatcaTCAGTAACACTATCATACTTAGAATGTATTTCCCATTATCAACTTGtaataagtaataataatagaacatattaattatattaaccTGTATAAGTCACCAGTATTAATCCAtcatcttttatttaaaatgataagATAACAGTAACACAgtttgaattaatattaatatatatatgtatatatatatccaTACAAATAcctataaaaaattaaaagaatatttaatattataattatgtactcatattttattacaacTGAAACCTAAAACAAGTTACTAAACATATCaaggaaaagaaattgatatacACAATACGTTAacattattacaatttattatttttagtttcGAAATTGAATCAGACGTGCGCCCATATCCAGAATACCATTTATCCTTGGTATATTAGTTTGGGcgatattaattataaacgtGCCATAAGAAAATGAGTACTGGTCATAATGTCTCGTACACATTAATATCGATATCATTGCAAAgattataatttacaatacATAGATGCTAGTCATATAAACCTGTTAAGATGATGCACAATTAAAATAGCACCCCCGGGTTTCAGTCGCGCCGCATAATCATGGATCCTGTCGATCGTCATACATCGATAGTCTCCTTTTTTAGACGAGACGTTCTGAAGCTTTTTTTGAGTTTTATCTCTACGCGATTTGTTTCTTgctttttttttgtgtgtgtttcTCCTTGGCCCCAATCGACATTTTATTCACTTTTTGACCATCCTCATTTCACATTAACAGACTTTTATCAACGGTGGTAACGAGGTTCTATTTTCACTAGAACCTCGGTTACCGGTACTCGTCCGCATCATGATTGCGTTCGAGAATGATGTTCTTAAGAGCGATATCGATGACGACCATGTCGAGTACGCTGCTAACAGTGACGAGTATCCTAAAATAAACAGTATTATCGTCTTCTTTCACTCGACACTTGACAATAATCAACTTCTATAAAATTACCCTGAGTCCAGCCCCGAGAAAATCGTTCGGAGTGCTAGTTAACTTCGAGATCACTATCGGCTTGGTCATCCTGGTCactttcttcctcttcgtccTCTTCCTCGGAATAATACTGCGAGGGTGGCGATAAAACATCTTCCGAAAGTGAAGTGTGAGAAGATGAAGGTGGTCGAGAGCCTTCTAATTTTATGTCCAGGTCTTCCATCGAAGTACTTGGTCCAGGAATGGTCACTGGgatgaatttttccaaatcACCGGATGCTAGTTCTAGTACGAAACAATAAAAAgtatatgtttaaaaaaattattagatatctaaACATAATTTATCAATAATACGCACGTTCCACATatttttccagagattttggAACCATTAATTTAGCTTTTCGCAAATTTTCCTCAGTGCATT
This genomic interval carries:
- the LOC114878105 gene encoding COP9 signalosome complex subunit 9, producing the protein MKPTLVADEMFPDGAGSYIELEEVGGSRLLVDLTASEKAVHADFFNDFDDLYDDDDLE